The genome window GGTCACGACAAGGCACATGGCAGGATCGAGAGGCATAAGCCGCTTGATCGTCTTCTCGAGCAGGGTCCCGTCCCCCGTCAGGTCGTGAAACTGCTTGGGCTTTTCTTCGCGGCTGAGGGGCCAGAGCCTGGTTCCCGCCCCGCCGGCGAGTATCACTGGAATAATATTCATTTGGTCTCCCCTTCTATCGTGAAATCTTTACAGCCACCGGTCCGATTCCGCTTTTTACAGGGAAAAATTTCCATTTTCATCGAACACCAGCTTGAGCGGATCCTTCTTCAACGCATCGGGCAGCTTGATAAAGGTATGCCCTTTCAACGCGAAGGATCCCTTTTTATCGGAAAATGCATTAATAATAGTTTTACCGAGCGCCCTGGAGCTGAACTGGTTCAGAACCTTGAGGACGAGCTTGTTGTCCCTGGTCACCACATCCTTGGTATCTCCCTTGACGAGTCCTTCAGAATTTACGAAGAAATCGTAGTTGAGACTTTCAAACGATATCTTCGACTTCGTTTTGTTGACGAGCTCGATATCGAAACTCACCGTAAGCTTGACGTCCAGATCTTCCGGCTTGATATCCTGGACGTTCTTTTTCCCGGAGAGGACATCCCCGAACATTTTCATCGCGTTTTCGGGCTTCACGTTCTTCCCGCTCCTCTGCACGGCCTGGGTAACGTCCGAAAGGGAGGGCTGCTGCACCTTAAAATTGGCAATCTTGATTTCCGGCTTAATCGCGGGGATCTTTTTGTTCAGCTTGAAGGGAAATGTGATCGTATCGGGAACACCGGAGATGCCGGTTTTCGGGACCTGGAGCGAAATTTCGCCTTCTATCCGGGTATCCACGTATTCGCTGTCCCCGAAATTTTTAACGATACGCTCGATATCGGCGAATTTCAGGTTCACAAGAAACGGGTTCACCTGTTTTTTATTCGCCTTGATCTTCAGGCCTTTCGTCGTCTTCGTCTCGAACAATTGGTTTTTATCGATGAGGAACTTGAATTTTACCGATTCCAGGTTGATCGTGATCGGATACGGATTGTTTATTCCCACGTAGAACAGGAGGTTGATATCCCTGAATGAAATGGAATCGATATCTATATTCTCGATCGACGCCGAGGGCTTCGGGATATCGAATGCCTCGCCCGCGGGCACCGAGACAATCATTGCTGCGAGAAGACACCCCAGAACGAGACCTATCTTTTTTTCCATATCATGCGCTCCTTTCCGGCAAAACATCCTGATAAAAGTTATTTGACGAGAATTATACAATCCGGTAGGAATTTACTACAATTTTTTTTCTCTCACGCCCGCGCACTTGAATAGCCCGGGCCGGAGGATGACGCAGCATGGGCGGCCAAAGGTAAGACCTTGAATGCACCGGGAAAAACATCTTTCATTCGCGCCGCGGCCCTGGTTTGTGCATGTGCGGTACTTCTCGTCATGCCCCTGACCGATGCTTCCGCGCAGCGCACTAAATCCAGCCAGTCCGCCGGGGAGCAGCGCAAGTCCGAGCAGGCACTCAAGGACAACCGGTACTTTTTCTATTTCATCAATTCCTCCATTACGAATTTCGGCTCCGACCAGGAAAAGCAGCTTTTCAAAAAAGCGATCCAGTACGACATTCTGGCGCAGATATTATATATGCGTTTCCAGTTCCGTGACGCCTATATCGAGATCCGGAAATCCCAGAAATTGCTCATCGACCTCTACGGTATGACCCTCACCCGCGACCTGTCAGGAAGCAAGAAGCTGCTGGACGAGTTCGCCCCGCAGGCGGTCACCTCAAAAGACAACAGGTCCCGTTCATACCTGTGGCTCGGTTACCGGGACCAGAAAACCGCAGAAATAAACCAGATGATCGGCGACAATACCACGGTTTCGCTTTACTCGATGCGCCTTTACCAGTACGCGAAGGCCATCAAGATGGCGAAACACGCGCGCCGCTACGCGATACTCTCGCGTATCGAACACCAGATCCCGCCCGAAAAGAGGCAGTACAACAGGCCCCTCACCTACGATGAGGTCGATACGCAGCTTTCCGTGGTGAATCCCCGGGAGCGCGTCGACTATTTCAAAAAGGTCCACATGGACAACTATTACAAAGTAACCAACAACAGGTCTTTCTACGACGAAATCTGGGAAAAACCCTCCCTGATCGAGCTCGACGAATATTCCACCTACTTTTCCAAATCCTCAAAACAGGACTGACAGGAACCCGCAATGAAAAATGCCCGTTTCGCGCTTATCGCCTTATTTGTAGTTTCCTCATGTTTTACAAGACCGGGAGAGGACGGAATTCGTTCCGCGCTCGGCTTTCATCACTCTCCGGAACAGGTAATCAAGACCCTGGAAAGCGCCGATAAATCCAGCCGCGAACATTTTATGCTGGCCGTGGCGTATGGGAAAAAGGACAACCGGAAAAAGGCGCTTTTTCATTTCGCGAACAGCTGCTTTTCATCCCACTACGATTTGAATCTAAAGCTCTTTCCGGGACCCGTATACTCGTTCGTGACCGGTTTCCGTTTCAAATCGGATTATTACAACGACGCGGTCGCGGAAATTGCGGAAATATTTTTCAACTTCAGGGAATTCGAATATTCCGTCAAATTCGCGGACCTGGTCAGGAAGGACGATCCCGGGCTGTACCGGGACGCCATACTCCTGAAATCCCGCGCCCTTTCCGAGCTCAATCGCCACGAAGACGCGATGAAAACCCTGGCCGATCTCGCGGATGATTTAGACGATCCGGGTTCGCGCTCCCTCATTAAGGTGCGAACCGCATCCCTTTATGAAAAAAAATCCGAGACCGCAGAAGCCCTCAAGGCCTATCTCGACGCGCTCAAGATCAAGGATTCGGGCTGGCAGTCGGGCATCGCGGTCAAGAATTCGCTCAAGATAGCTGAAAAATCCGGCGAGGCTTTTTCAGCGGAAGACGCCCTTCTCCTTGGCAAAGCCGCGTTCAACAACGCCCTTTTCAGCGAGTCCGCCGATATGCTGAAAAAGGCCCTCACTGAACTCAAGGAAGAATCAGCCCGGGCAGACGCGGTTCATTTCCTCATCCGTGCATATGTGAAAGGCACCAAGATTCCCGAGGCCGATTCAGCCGTCCAGCAGTACCGGGGAGCGAAACTCCCCGAATCCGATCTTCAGAAAACAAAGGCCAATGAGCTTTGGAATTCCAGGAACAAGACCGCCGCCGTCGCCGTATACCAGGGACTGGTCGATAAACTTACCGGCGCCGCCCACCAGGAGGTTCTAAAGCGGCTTGCGCAGCACATGGCCGAAAAACAGCCGGCCGGTTTCGAGAAATACATCATTGAGTATAAGACGAAGTATTCCGAAGACCCGCAGTGCGACTTCCTGCTCTGGATGCTGGGGAAGAGCGCGATGAAGCGCAAAGATCAGGCGGCCGCCACCGCCTATTTTGAAGAAGGCGCCGCAAAGTACCCCCAGGGAATCTACACCGATAACATGCGATTCTGGTTGTATAAAATCTACGAGGGCGCAGGCAAAAAGGCGGAGAAGGATAAAAAATTCCGCGAGCTCGTGGTAATTCACCCGGACTCGGCTTATACATGGACCCTCATGCATCGGAAACAGGGAGAATTTTCGGCCGATTCCCTTTCCGCGGATTTCAAGGCCGGCCTTCAGCAGGACGACCGGGAAGCGTACCTTTTCGCACATACGATGCTCGTTATTCTACAAAAGGACTTCGCTGAGCGCGACCGGCGCGCAAAATCTTTGCCTTCCCGCGACCTCGCGGAATATACCAAGCTTGAAAAGTCCGTAGAAAAGCTTACGCTAAGTTCATCATATAAAAACCAGCTCCTCCGGCTTAAGAAATATTTCGAGGCCGGATATAGCGACGGGATCACCCGGGAGCTTAACATGATCCCGGATGACAAAGAAGCTCAATACGACAAGAACGTCGTGCTTGCGCACTTTGGGAGCAGGTATGCACATCCCTATCATGGGATCTTTTCCACCCTGG of Spirochaetota bacterium contains these proteins:
- a CDS encoding mannose-1-phosphate guanylyltransferase/mannose-6-phosphate isomerase; translated protein: MNIIPVILAGGAGTRLWPLSREEKPKQFHDLTGDGTLLEKTIKRLMPLDPAMCLVVT